In a single window of the Metopolophium dirhodum isolate CAU chromosome 2, ASM1992520v1, whole genome shotgun sequence genome:
- the LOC132939221 gene encoding G1/S-specific cyclin-E, which yields MNEASSSNIDGVLKRKRHNSEGYLYNGTVSGKRMKIDHSPVELPSILSRSKLHNSSQSSQSDDSEHQYFTNLQRNSRVRADSDPFQINSENNDSFQQLSVGNNGSVERRPLSELQVLSPDSHSIYSDDRSESEASSPALSEPAPLLSDNELSPDCIDSSEPKKNIENDPPTYVPTPRYSNIQESVGSNIVTTWSKFRDMAINQKPVALNDRPCPLPEIPWGKRAAFWQMICNRDSATLTYRNPDYHDCHEHITPRMRAILLDWLIEVSSVYKLHRETYYLAMDYLDRYLSNSDSIPKQKLQLIGITCLFMAAKMEEIYPPKLTEFAYVTDGACTDEDLLDMEKILLMHLRFRLTPVSINYWVELMLQFICVDDSTAEDSLIVPQFPQNLFNQVAHLLDLASLDSTSLRYSYSELAASALTIVLNKKIALTISGLSEGNVYNCVEWMSVYWSVILEEYQYEEIDFENDSEQVDGTHVKQQHLVSMDMYDLAQSRFELIQLSRVKGPVTPSNLLTPPWSGKKYPVTAEECKPSCSYK from the exons ATGAATGAAGCCAGTTCATCTAACATTGATGGTGTTTTGAAAAGAAAAAGACAC AACTCGGaaggttatttatataatggtaCTGTGTCTGGCAAGAGGATGAAAATTGACCATAGTCCTGTTGAGCTCCCAAGTATTTTATCTAGATCTAAATTACACAATTCATCACAGTCATCACAATCTGACGATAGCGAGcatcaatattttactaatttacaAAGAAACTCCAGAGTACGAGCTGACTCTGATCCATTTCAAATTAACTCTGAAAATAATGATTCCTTCCAACAATTAAGTGTTGGTAATAATGGAAGTGTAGAACGACGGCCACTATCTGAGTTACAAGTTCTGTCTCCAGACTCTCATTCAATTTATTCAGATGATAG GTCGGAATCAGAAGCTAGTAGTCCTGCTCTCAGTGAACCTGCCCCATTATTATCCGACAATGAACTAAGCCCAGATTGTATTGATAGTTCTGAACcaaagaaaaatattgaaaatgatcCACCTACCTATGTGCCTACTCCACGTTATTCAAACATTCAAGAAAGTGTGGGGAGTAACATAGTTACTACTTGGAGCAA ATTTCGTGACATGGCCATCAACCAGAAACCAGTTGCATTAAATGATAGACCATGTCCATTACCAGAAATCCCTTGGGGAAAACGTGCAGCTTTTTGGCAGATGATATGTAATAGAGATTCTGCCACATTAACTTATAGGAATCCTGATTACCATGATTGTCATGAACATATAACACCCCGAATGAGAGCTATTCTTTTAGATTGGCTAATTGAg gtGTCATCTGTTTATAAGCTACACCGAGAAACTTATTATTTAGCTATGGATTATTTAGACCGATATTTATCAAACAGTGATTCTATTcctaaacaaaaattacaacTCATTG gaATTACTTGTCTATTTATGGCTGCCAAAATGGAAGAGATTTACCCTCCTAAACTGACTGAATTTGCTTACGTCACTGATGGTGCATGTACTGATGAAGATCTGTTAGATATggagaaaatattattgatg catTTGCGTTTCCGTTTAACACCtgtttctataaattattggGTAGAATTGATGCTGCAATTCATTTGTGTTGATGATAGTACAGCTGAAGACAGTTTGATTGTTCCACAATTTCCTCAAAATTTATTCAATCAGGTGGCTCATCTTTTAGATCTAGCTAGTCTAGATTCAACTAGTTTACGTTACTCATATAGTGAATTGGCTGCGTCTGCTCTTACTATAgtgctaaataaaaaaattgctttaACCATTTCCG gTTTATCAGAAGGAAACGTATATAATTGTGTTGAATGGATGTCTGTGTATTGGAGTGTAATTCTTGAAGAATACCAGTATGAagaaattgattttgaaaatgattCAGAACAAGTAGATGGCACCCATGTTAAACAACAACACTTAGTCAGCATGGATATGTAT gatTTAGCACAGAGTAGATTTGAACTTATTCAATTATCTCGAGTAAAGGGCCCAGTAACTCCATCAAACTTATTAACACCGCCATGGAGCGGTAAAAAATATCCTGTAACAGCTGAAGAGTGCAAACCCTCATGTAGCtacaaatga